Proteins encoded within one genomic window of Fragaria vesca subsp. vesca linkage group LG1, FraVesHawaii_1.0, whole genome shotgun sequence:
- the LOC101304224 gene encoding bifunctional 3-dehydroquinate dehydratase/shikimate dehydrogenase, chloroplastic-like, whose product MGTTVDQMIIEMHKAKEIGSDVVEIRLDYLRNINPSSDLELLIKQSPLPTLVTYRPHLKEDAMKLAFQWKARMRIPENSWEIWGFLHFIAAYELVYTLHVDETVKLHGMISQNKEAS is encoded by the exons ATGGGAACCACAGTGGACCAAATGATCATTGAGATGCACAAGGCTAAGGAAATTGGTTCTGATGTTGTGGAAATCAGGCTTGATTATTTGAGAAACATTAACCCAAGTTCAGATCTTGAATTACTTATCAAGCAGAGTCCTCTGCCTACTCTTGTCACTTACAG ACCTCATTTGAAAGAGGATGCAATGAAGTTGGCATTCCAATGGAAAGCAAGAATGAGAATTCCTGAAAATTCCTGGGAGATTTGGGGATTTTTGCACTTTATAGCTGCATATGAGTTGGTTTATACTCTACATGTTGATGAGACTGTAAAGCTTCATGGGATGATTTCTCAGAATAAAGAGGCTTCTTAG
- the LOC101304514 gene encoding uncharacterized protein LOC101304514 produces MIIPQSNLIESKQLIKAVTFIFNFNQTDKFPLIPLLKEYVEDAKKSCTEIFIKDISHDEKGKVVDDQIADLRALIQCIEDHGLESQYPPIDIMMEIEWLGKLKENPYLVLSLPSIVEKHEQKKGRKRSSRIATPTSHTYKLRKRA; encoded by the exons ATGATTATTCCTCAATCT AATCTTATTGAAAGCAAGCAGCTGATCAAGGCTGTTACATTTATCTTCAACTTCAACCAGACTGACAAATTTCCCCTGATACCACTCTTGAAAGAATATGTGGAGGATGCAAAGAAAAGTTGCACTGAAATTTTCATTAAAGACATATCACATGATGAAAAG GGAAAGGTTGTAGATGACCAAATAGCTGATCTAAGAGCTCTGATTCAGTGCATTGAAGATCACGGCCTTGAGTCGCAGTACCCACCAATTGATATTATGATGGAAATTGAATGGCTTGGGAAGTTAAAGGAGAATCCATACCTGGTGCTATCTCTACCGTCCATTGTTGAAAAACATGAGCAGAAAAAAGGAAGGAAGCGAAGTTCCAGAATTGCTACACCAACATCTCACACATATAAGCTGCGTAAAAGAGCATAA
- the LOC101309976 gene encoding uncharacterized protein LOC101309976, with amino-acid sequence MMTEERFDPTRNRVRAGFRELGKLVKQMEGVEVKLRCDSEAKAVEIEEGKKKLSCLELKFEEKNRELCDREKRIEELEGKEEDVKVREERLKGLQELIVKCDDEVRLKRVRIDLLQKSMMECSNILEARERKIRECNVGFDLLKKSMEEWGCRVEMKERDVEGFVVKMELKGKEVESKIEELELIEKRVKDCVGDVELRVGQSEELEKSMLKERQQLDGMQESVREGERNLDSARKAVEEREKVLDLLGRKLERKEKELEKQANEVKLKERVVKSRFEELDSKDKRMNELLNDVQLKEKGLESFKESLQKDRKHLDLLQESTAEREKQLDSLQRSVQDRENSLLLFQSSVQERERNVDSLSHGLQRRERELEKQAKELESKQKQFDLQRKGKHLEPNLAARDANVVSSTSDQSRINMDGRSLQLVMNEQVEKIDSAGSLISDVLHASSDPAKLVLDAMEGFYPSDLDVENRDLDHLRVVRKSCILLLQQLKRMSPIINPQVREVAVKLAAVWDEKMADTADDDDNSWEALGFLRLITTYELTSNYHLRELRMLLDMVSQPEQVAELSRALGITDKAPVTNVVSSIVKSEPSESSLARNVSILSPPNNSTQNERIVSLSSIAKIEKNFSVVLQSSSDPAKLALDMMQQSFTYNWSHRDVSSKERVVSSNISLLKNLMGLSIHVGPHLKENATILASQWREQLIADTEDSLESLGYLLFIAMYGLVPTLPEDEIIMLLRRVSQHRRSLELCQTHPFADYVPDFIQKLIEKKLLLEAVKSICAFKLNDKLPPVPLLREYVEDVMMSEVICMSQMTPDEKDKAVICMIAKLRAAIQCMKDYNLESEYSKTVEIQIVQLEMLKEKWRSLAPKVEQEERKRKNPCASSSAPKSQPGKVSKIKIIFSGSKR; translated from the exons ATGATGACGGAGGAGCGGTTTGACCCGACCCGGAACCGGGTCCGGGCCGGGTTCCGGGAGCTGGGAAAGTTGGTGAAGCAGATGGAAGGTGTAGAGGTGAAGCTGAGGTGTGATTCTGAAGCGAAAGCGGTGGAGATTGAAGAAGGTAAGAAGAAACTGAGCTGTCTTGAGTTGAAATTTGAAGAGAAAAATAGAGAGCTTTGTGATAGAGAGAAGAGGATAGAGGAACTTGAGGGGAAGGAGGAAGATGTGAAGGTGAGAGAGGAGAGATTGAAGGGTTTACAGGAGTTGATTGTGAAATGTGATGATGAGGTGAGGCTGAAGAGGGTGAGGATTGATTTGTTACAGAAATCGATGATGGAGTGTTCGAATATATTGGAAGCTAGAGAGAGGAAGATCAGGGAGTGTAATGTGGGTTTCGATTTGCTTAAGAAGTCGATGGAGGAGTGGGGATGTAGAGTTGAGATGAAGGAGAGGGACGTGGAAGGGTTTGTGGTGAAGATGGAGTTGAAGGGGAAAGAAGTGGAGTCAAAAATTGAGGAGCTTGAGTTGATTGAGAAGAGGGTGAAGGATTGTGTTGGTGATGTTGAGTTGAGAGTAGGGCAGTCTGAAGAACTTGAGAAATCGATGCTGAAAGAGAGACAGCAGTTGGATGGAATGCAAGAGTCGGTGCGTGAGGGGGAAAGGAATTTGGATTCAGCTCGAAAGGCAGTGGAAGAGAGGGAGAAGGTTCTGGACTTGCTAGGTCGGAAACTTGAAAGGAAGGAGAAGGAACTTGAAAAGCAGGCCAATGAGGTTAAGTTGAAAGAGAGAGTAGTTAAATCGAGGTTTGAGGAACTTGATTCAAAGGACAAGAGAATGAATGAACTCCTCAATGATGTTCAATTGAAGGAAAAAGGCTTGGAATCATTTAAGGAATCATTACAAAAAGACAGAAAGCATTTGGATTTGCTCCAAGAGTCAACAGCAGAGCGTGAGAAGCAGTTGGATTCACTCCAAAGATCGGTGCAGGATCGTGAAAATAGTTTGCTTTTGTTTCAATCATCGGTACAAGAGCGTGAAAGAAATGTGGATTCACTATCCCATGGACTTCAAAGGAGAGAAAGGGAACTAGAAAAGCAGGCCAAAGAGCTTGAATCAAAGCAGAAACAGTTTGATTTGCAGAGGAAGGGTAAGCATTTGGAACCTAACCTTGCTGCTAGAGATGCCAATGTTGTTTCATCTACTAGTGATCAATCCCGGATCAACATGGATGGTAGAAGCTTACAGTTAGTCATGAATGAGCAAGTGGAAAAAATTGATTCCGCAGGTAGCCTAATATCAGATGTTCTACATGCATCATCAGACCCGGCGAAATTGGTTTTGGATGCAATGGAAGGGTTTTATCCGTCAGATCTTGATGTGGAAAACAGAGACCTTGATCATTTGAGGGTTGTAAGAAAGAGCTGTATTCTTTTGCTACAGCAGTTAAAGAGAATGTCACCAATAATTAATCCTCAGGTGAGAGAAGTAGCAGTGAAATTGGCAGCTGTTTGGGATGAGAAGATGGCAGATACCGCTGATGATGATGATAATAGTTGGGAGGCTTTGGGCTTTTTGCGGCTGATCACTACGTATGAATTGACAAGTAATTATCATTTGAGGGAGCTTCGAATGCTTCTTGATATGGTTTCTCAGCCAGAACAAGTTGCTGAGTTAAGTAGGGCACTTGGTATCACAGATAAGGCCCCTG TGACGAACGTCGTTTCTTCCATAGTCAAGTCTGAGCCATCAGAATCTTCACTGGCTCGAAATGTATCAATCCTTTCTCCTCCAAATAATAGTACACAGAATGAAAGGATTGTTTCACTTTCTTCCATTGCCAAGATTGAG AAAAACTTCTCGGTGGTTCTTCAATCATCATCAGACCCCGCAAAACTTGCGTTGGATATGATGCAACAGTCTTTTACGTATAACTGGAGTCATAGAGATGTTAGTTCCAAAGAAAGGGTTGTATCGAGTAATATTTCTCTACTGAAGAATCTAATGGGGCTCTCCATACATGTTGGACCTCATCTGAAAGAAAATGCAACAATTCTAGCATCCCAGTGGAGAGAACAGTTGATAGCTGATACTGAGGATTCATTGGAGAGTTTGGGATATTTGCTGTTTATAGCTATGTATGGATTGGTTCCAACCTTACCTGAAGATGAGATTATAATGCTTCTTAGAAGGGTTTCGCAGCATAGACGGTCTCTAGAATTATGTCAGACACATCCTTTCGCAGATTATGTCCCTG ATTTTATACAGAAGCTTATTGAAAAGAAGCTACTGTTGGAGGCTGTTAAATCTATTTGTGCCTTCAAATTAAATGACAAGCTCCCCCCAGTGCCACTCTTAAGAGAATATGTGGAGGATGTAATGATGTCTGAAGTAATTTGCATGTCACAGATGACACCTGATGAAAAG GATAAGGCTGTGATTTGTATGATAGCTAAGCTAAGAGCTGCCATTCAGTGCATGAAAGATTACAACCTCGAGTCTGAATACTCGAAGACTGTTGAAATCCAAATAGTTCAGCTCGAAATGCTCAAGGAAAAATGGAGAAGTTTGGCGCCCAAAGTTGAACAAGAAGAGAGAAAAAGAAAGAACCCTTGTGCTAGCTCTTCTGCCCCAAAGTCACAACCAGGAAAAGTATCAAAAATCAAAATCATCTTCAGTGGTTCGAAACGCTAA